The nucleotide sequence AACTGATGCTAGCGGGAATGGAAATCATGGAACTGAAGAAGGTGGCGTTTCTTATAGTGAAGCTGAGCCTGATCGGGCTGCTGTTTTTGATGGTAGTAATGATTGCGTCAGCGTGAACAGTTTTGGTAATTTTGAAACAATGACCGTGTCAGCTATGGTTTACCGAACCGGCGCTACCAGCGCCCGAGAAAGCATAGTTTCCTACAAGGAAGGAGCTGGAGTAAATCAAGGTTTTGTGCTTTGTCTGAATGAAAACGGCTCTAGTCAATATCCACGAATTTATGTTCAGGTCAATGGTGTTTGGCGAGCAGTCGAGCAGACCGTAGCGATCCCTCTGAATACTTGGGTCCATTTGGCAGCTTCTTATGATGGTACAACCATAAGACTTTATCGAGACGGTGTTCAAGTTGCCTCTGGTAACTATGCCGGGAGTATGACTAATGATGGCTCACAGATGATCGGTATTGGTGCCCGGGCAAGTTTAAATACATATTGGTTTCCTGGGCAGATTGATGAGGTTAAAATTTGGAGCAGTGCTTTGGGTGCTGATGATATTAAAACTGAATATATTGAAGCAAATAATGGTCTAGTTGCTTACTACCCATTTGAGGGTGATGCGACTGATTTGAGTGGCTTGGGAAATCATGGAGTTGAAAGTGGGAATATTGCTTATCTTCCCGGTAAATTCAGCCAGGCTAAGAATTTTGACGGAAACAATGATTATGTTAATTGTGGTAGTGATTTAAGCCTTGATTTAGGCGATTCTTTTACGATTAGTGCTTGGATTAATCCCACGGTTTTAAAAAATTATGCTGGCATTGTTAGTAAAGATTCTAATCGAGGGGCACCCTACAGCTATCTGGCTGTTTCTCATGGTTTAGGGTATATGGGTATTTATAATAATGCTGTCTGGCAGTGGTCTCATCCAGGATTAATTAGTACTGGTAAATGGCAGAATGTTATTTGGTTGCATAAAAATGGTCAGCTTGGCTTTTTTGTCGATGGGGTATTATTTAATGTGATTTCGATGACTTATCCCGATGATCCTAGCGACAATACTTACATCGGCAGTTGGTCTCCCAGTTATGATTTTAATGGTTTAATTGATGACGTTAAAATTTGGAATCGAGCTATTTCCGATAAAGAAATCGGTGAGATAGTGGTGGATCCTTCATCAGTTTCTACGCCGGCAGAAGGCCTTAAACCAGTATCTGGTACTTGGGGGGAAAGGTAAGTTAAGCTAGTTTTATAAATTTCGGTTGTAAATTACTCCTGCCTATTATATAATCCCTTTGATTAGGTACAGGTTCTATTTTTTTAACTTTAAATATGGAAATTTCTTCACGCTACAACCACAAGGAAATTGAGCCAAAAATTCTAAAAAAATGGCTCGAGAGCACACTATTTAAGGCGACTAAGTCTAAACAGCCGGCCTATTCAATAGTCATTCCGCCACCGAATGTTACCGGAATTCTGCACATGGGCCATGCTTTAAATAACACTATTCAGGATATTCTAATTCGCTATAAGCGAATGCAGGGGTATCAGGCGCTCTGGATGCCAGGCACTGATCATGCTGGAATTGCTACTCAGAATGTAGTTGAAAAAAAATTAGCTAAACAAGGGCTAAAAAAAGAAGATATTGGCCGAGAAGAGTTTTTAAAGCAGCTTTGGGCCTGGAGAGATCAATACGGTTCAACGATTATTGATCAGCTTAAAAAGCTTGGTTCTAGTTGTGATTGGTCAAGAACCCGGTTTACTATGGATGAAGGTTATTCTAAAGCCGTAACTCGAGTTTTTGTTGAGCTTTGGAAGAAGAAGCTAATTTATCAAGGTGATTATATTATAAACTGGTGTCCGCGCTGTAAAACCGCACTCAGTGATGAAGAAGCTCCTCATCAGCAACGAGAAGGATCTTTGTATTATATAAAATATCCGATCAAAGGATCTGATGATTTTGTAGTTGTGGCTACAACTCGTCCGGAGACTATGCTTGGAGATACCGCGGTTGCGATAAATCCTAAAGATAAAAGATATAAGTCGATTTTAGGTCAAACCATAATTCTTCCTTTGACTGGTCGGGAAATTAAGGTAATCAGCGATGAATTTGTTGATCCGGGGTTTGGAACTGGAGCAGTCAAGGTAACCCCGGCCCATGATCCTAATGATTTTGAGATTGGTCAACGACATAAATTACCTTCAGTTTTAGTTATGAGCCCTGATGGATCGATGAATGAAAATGCTGCTGGTTATCAGGGTATGGACCGATTTGAGGCCAGAGAAGCGATATTACAGGAGTTAACTAAGCAAAAATTACTTGAAAAAACCGAGCCTCATTCTTATTCGGTCGGCCAATGTTATCGTTGTGATACTTTAGTTGAGCCATATTTGTCGCGTCAGTGGTTTGTTAAGATGAAACCTTTAGCCAAGCCAGCAATTAAGGCAGTCAAAAATGGTGAAATTAAATTCCACCCTTCTAGATGGACTAAAGTATACCTTAATTGGATGGAAAATATTCGTGATTGGTGTATCTCACGGCAAATTTGGTGGGGCCATAGGATTCCGATTTATTATTGTCGAGATTGCCAGAAGGAAGTGATCGCTGCCGAAGTAAAGCCAAAAAAATGTCGTCAGTGTGGATCAACGAATTTATGGCAAGATGAGAATGTTCTTGATACTTGGTTTTCATCCTGGCTTTGGCCGTTTGCTACTTTTGGCTGGCCGGAAAAATCGTCAAAAAAAGAATTAGACTATTTTTATCCGACTGATGTTTTAGTTACCGCGCCGGAAATAATTTTTTTCTGGGTAGCTCGGATGATTATGGCCGGGTTTGAATTCACCGGCAAAAAGCCGTTTAGTGATGTTTTTATTCACGGAACGGTTAGAGACAAGACTGGAAAAAAGATGTCTAAGTCTTTAGGTAATACTATTGATCCTTTAGGGGTTATTGATAATTTTGGCGCCGATGCTTTGCGCTTTTCTATAACTCTTTGTGCTGCAAGTGGTTCCGATGTTTATCTTTCTGATGAAAAATTTTTGGTTGGTCGAAATTTTTGTAATAAAATTTGGAATTCGGTTCGATTTATTTTCTTAAAAATTGAACAGGCAAATTTTAAAATTGATGATTTAGAAAATGTCGAAAAGGCAGCAGTTGATAAATGGATATTAGATAAATTATCTGAGGCGATCGATGAAATTTCTGCTAGTTTAGATAAGTATCGCTTAAATGATGCCGCTAAAAAGATATATGATTTTTTTTGGCATGATTTTTGTGATTGGTATATCGAAATAATAAAAGATGACTTTAACTTAACCCGGGCAAAAGTTTCTCTAAAAGTATTGCTTTCGGCAATGAAGCTGCTTCATCCGATTATGCCTTTTATAACTGAAGAGGTGTTCAGTTTAATTAAGCAAAATACTAACCTTAGTTTAGATGAGAGCATAGTGGTTTCTAGCTGGTCTAAACCGGATAAGAAAATCAGCCAAAAAGAAATTATTGAAATTCAGACTTTGGTCGCAACGATTAAGGAAATAAGAAATATCAAGGCGATTTTAGGTATCACTACTAAAAAAACAGTTTTAGAGGCGAGGGCTAGTGATAATCGACTTTCTTTTTTGAAGGAAAACCAAGCTTGGTTAAAGCGGTTAACTTTTTCAGAAAGCATTGAATTCAAGAATGCTGCTGGTGCGGAAAAATTATCGCGAGTTCTTTATGATTCTGGTTTGTGGGAGATTAATTTAGCAGTTAAGGATATTGAGAAGTCAAACTTTGTCGCTGCACTTAGTAAGAAAATTGAGTCAAAGACAGTGGTTTTAACTAAGATTCAAAAAAGACTTGCTAGTGAGCAATTTAGAAAAAATGCACCACTCGATAAAGTTCAGGAGGCAGAAACAGCAGTTACAGATTTATTAACTGAGGTTAACCGAATTAAGGATTTAAAAAATGCTTTTAACTAAAGAAATCAGAAAGACTATTGTTTTGGCTTTAAATGAAGATTCGGCGAGAAGAGATATTACTACTAGCTTAGCGATTCCAAAAGCCACTAGGATTAAGGTGGAGATCATTGCTAAAGAAAAGGGTTTACTCTGCGGCATCGAGGTAGCAAAAGCAGTTTTTAAGCAGATTAATAAAAAAGTAATTTTTAAAGCACTAAAGAAGGACGGTGCGACTTTAAAGCCTGGACAAAGAGTTGCAATAATTGCCGCCAGAGCTAGGGATATTTTAGCTGCTGAGAGAGTAGCTTTAAACTTCCTTTCGTTTTTATCGGCTGTAGCAACTAACACTGAAAAATTTGTTCATCAATCAAAGGGTAATAAAGCGATAATTATGGATACCCGTAAAACCATACCTAACTTGCGCCAGTTGCAAAGATATGCAGTTTTAGTAGGTGGAGGCCGCAATCATCGTAGTTGTTTATCGGGAGCGGTTTTAATTAAAGATAATCACTTAAGAATTGGCCGATATCTAAATAAGGGTAAATTAGACGATAAAAAGATTGCTAAGTTAGTTAAAAATTTTAGAAAGAAATCTTCTGGCAAAATTGAAATTGAAATTGAAGAATTATCTGAATTCCGCCAGGTTGCTCAAGCTAAGCCGGATATTATTATGCTTGATAACTTCTCTTTAGCTGATTTAAAAAAAGCGGTAAGTATGCGCAATGAAAGTTTCCCGAGACTAAAGCTAGAGGCTTCAGGCGGAATAACCTTAAAGAATGTCCGGGCGGTTGCTCGTAGCGGAGTAGACCGGATATCTATTGGTTGCCTAACGCACTCCCTAAAATCTATCGATTTCTCATTAGAAGTAATATAGTTTAGATGGACCGATTTAAGCTGGTCAGTAAATTCAAGCCTACCGGAGATCAACCTCAGGCAATAAAGAAGCTCATTCAGCGGATAAAGTCTGAGAAGCGTTTTTCTACTCTTTTGGGTGTAACCGGATCAGGGAAAACCTTTACTTTGGCTTGTGCAATCGAGAAGTTGAATCGTCCGGTTTTAGTGATTTCTCACAATAAAACCCTAGCTAGTCAGCTTTATGCTGAGTTTCGCGAGTTTTTTCCTCAAAATGCGGTTGAATATTTTGTTAGTTATTACGATTATTATCAACCGGAAAGCTATATTCCTCAAACTGATACCTATATTGAAAAGGATGCATCAATTAATGATCGTCTTGATCGCTTAAGGCTTTCATCGACAAGTTCACTTATTGCTCGCCAAGATGTTATAGTAGTCGCATCGGTATCTTGCATTTATAACTTAGGTTCTCCAGAAGATTATCAGAATTTAACGTTAAATTTAGTCTCGGGTCAGGCTTTACAAACTGAAAGTGTTATTAAGCAGCTTACCGAGCTTCAGTATGAGCGCAATGACTTTGATTTTCAAAGAGGAACCTTTCGCTTGAAAGGTGATACTTTAGATATTTTCCCATCTTACAAGGAGCGGCCACTGCGAGTAGAGTTTTTTAATCAGGAGTTAGAGAAAATTTATGAGTTTGATCAGGCCAGTGGAAAAAAGATTAGCGACTTGGAGAGAGTAAGTATCTATCCGGCAAAACATTTTATCATCGAGAAGGATAAAATTGAGGCAGCTTCAAGAACGATTTCTTTAGAGCTTGAGGATCGTTGCGATTTTTTTAAAAAAGAAGGAAAACTCCTTGAAGCTCAGCGTTTGAGGCAGCGAACTCTTTTTGATCTTGAAATGTTGAATGAGTGCGGATATTGTCATGGCATTGAAAACTATTCTCGCCATTTAACTGGTCGCCCGACTGGATCAAGGCCATTTTGTCTTTTAGACTACTTTTCTAAAGACTTTATTACTATTATTGATGAAAGCCATGTGACTGTACCTCAGGTACGGGGAATGTATGAGGGCGATAAGTCGCGAAAAAAAACCTTAGTTAACTATGGCTTTAGGTTGCCGTCTTGCTTAGACAACCGGCCGCTTCGTTTTGATGAGTTTACCAAATTAATTAACAAAGCAGTTCATGTTTCCGCAACTCCGGCAGAGTATGAATTAAAACTTTCTGACTACAAGGTTGTCGAACAAATTATTAGACCCACTGGGCTACCTGACCCGGAAATAGAAGTTCGCCCAAGTGAAAATCAAATCGAAGATATAATCGCGGAAGTTAAAAACCGGATTAAGAGCAAAGAACGAACCTTGATTACTACTTTGACTAAACGGATGGCTGAGGAACTTTCACGATATTTGGCTGATGAAGGATTAAAAGTCAGCTATGTCCATTCAGAGGTCAATACTTTTGAGAGGACAAAGATTTTGAAAGATCTCCGGATGAAAAAAATTGACCTTTTGGTTGGAGTAAATCTTTTACGGGAAGGGTTAGACTTACCGGAAGTATCTTTAGTGATAATCCTTGATGCTGACAAAGAAGGATTCTTGCGTTCAGCAACGTCATTAATCCAGGTGGCCGGAAGATGCGCCCGCAATATTAACGGACACGTTATCATGTATGCAGATAGGGTTACTAAATCAATGCAGAAAGCAATCAATGAAAGTTCGCGTCGCCGGAAGGTGCAACTTGAGCATAATCGAATCAATAATATTACCCCTAGGAGTATTCAGAAGGCAATCAATGAAGGTATTGAAATATACTTAAAAGAAGCGAATAAGCTTAATCAGCGACTTGATCTTAAAGAAGAAGTTGGTAGCTTACATGAAGTTATTGGCCAGCTTGAAAAGGAGATGTTTTTGGCGGCTAAGCATTTACATTTTGAAAAAGCCGCTAGTTTACGTGATAAAATAGAAGAGCTGCGCAAAGTTATTGCCAAAAAGGTTAAATAGTCTATAATTATTTAAGTTATGATTGTAGTTGACGTTGGAAACACTAGTATAAGTTTATTTCAGTTCAAAGGAAAAAAAATTACCAAAATTGTATCTTTGTCTACTCGCCAAGTTACTAAAAAGGCAGTTAAGGACGCTTTGGTTAATTTCTCTTCGGGGCCGATTTTGCTTTGTTCGGTCGTGCCTAAGGTGAGCAAGTTGTT is from Candidatus Omnitrophota bacterium and encodes:
- the uvrB gene encoding excinuclease ABC subunit UvrB — encoded protein: MDRFKLVSKFKPTGDQPQAIKKLIQRIKSEKRFSTLLGVTGSGKTFTLACAIEKLNRPVLVISHNKTLASQLYAEFREFFPQNAVEYFVSYYDYYQPESYIPQTDTYIEKDASINDRLDRLRLSSTSSLIARQDVIVVASVSCIYNLGSPEDYQNLTLNLVSGQALQTESVIKQLTELQYERNDFDFQRGTFRLKGDTLDIFPSYKERPLRVEFFNQELEKIYEFDQASGKKISDLERVSIYPAKHFIIEKDKIEAASRTISLELEDRCDFFKKEGKLLEAQRLRQRTLFDLEMLNECGYCHGIENYSRHLTGRPTGSRPFCLLDYFSKDFITIIDESHVTVPQVRGMYEGDKSRKKTLVNYGFRLPSCLDNRPLRFDEFTKLINKAVHVSATPAEYELKLSDYKVVEQIIRPTGLPDPEIEVRPSENQIEDIIAEVKNRIKSKERTLITTLTKRMAEELSRYLADEGLKVSYVHSEVNTFERTKILKDLRMKKIDLLVGVNLLREGLDLPEVSLVIILDADKEGFLRSATSLIQVAGRCARNINGHVIMYADRVTKSMQKAINESSRRRKVQLEHNRINNITPRSIQKAINEGIEIYLKEANKLNQRLDLKEEVGSLHEVIGQLEKEMFLAAKHLHFEKAASLRDKIEELRKVIAKKVK
- the nadC gene encoding carboxylating nicotinate-nucleotide diphosphorylase — protein: MLLTKEIRKTIVLALNEDSARRDITTSLAIPKATRIKVEIIAKEKGLLCGIEVAKAVFKQINKKVIFKALKKDGATLKPGQRVAIIAARARDILAAERVALNFLSFLSAVATNTEKFVHQSKGNKAIIMDTRKTIPNLRQLQRYAVLVGGGRNHRSCLSGAVLIKDNHLRIGRYLNKGKLDDKKIAKLVKNFRKKSSGKIEIEIEELSEFRQVAQAKPDIIMLDNFSLADLKKAVSMRNESFPRLKLEASGGITLKNVRAVARSGVDRISIGCLTHSLKSIDFSLEVI
- a CDS encoding valine--tRNA ligase, translating into MEISSRYNHKEIEPKILKKWLESTLFKATKSKQPAYSIVIPPPNVTGILHMGHALNNTIQDILIRYKRMQGYQALWMPGTDHAGIATQNVVEKKLAKQGLKKEDIGREEFLKQLWAWRDQYGSTIIDQLKKLGSSCDWSRTRFTMDEGYSKAVTRVFVELWKKKLIYQGDYIINWCPRCKTALSDEEAPHQQREGSLYYIKYPIKGSDDFVVVATTRPETMLGDTAVAINPKDKRYKSILGQTIILPLTGREIKVISDEFVDPGFGTGAVKVTPAHDPNDFEIGQRHKLPSVLVMSPDGSMNENAAGYQGMDRFEAREAILQELTKQKLLEKTEPHSYSVGQCYRCDTLVEPYLSRQWFVKMKPLAKPAIKAVKNGEIKFHPSRWTKVYLNWMENIRDWCISRQIWWGHRIPIYYCRDCQKEVIAAEVKPKKCRQCGSTNLWQDENVLDTWFSSWLWPFATFGWPEKSSKKELDYFYPTDVLVTAPEIIFFWVARMIMAGFEFTGKKPFSDVFIHGTVRDKTGKKMSKSLGNTIDPLGVIDNFGADALRFSITLCAASGSDVYLSDEKFLVGRNFCNKIWNSVRFIFLKIEQANFKIDDLENVEKAAVDKWILDKLSEAIDEISASLDKYRLNDAAKKIYDFFWHDFCDWYIEIIKDDFNLTRAKVSLKVLLSAMKLLHPIMPFITEEVFSLIKQNTNLSLDESIVVSSWSKPDKKISQKEIIEIQTLVATIKEIRNIKAILGITTKKTVLEARASDNRLSFLKENQAWLKRLTFSESIEFKNAAGAEKLSRVLYDSGLWEINLAVKDIEKSNFVAALSKKIESKTVVLTKIQKRLASEQFRKNAPLDKVQEAETAVTDLLTEVNRIKDLKNAFN